Proteins from one Staphylococcus saprophyticus subsp. saprophyticus ATCC 15305 = NCTC 7292 genomic window:
- the msrA gene encoding peptide-methionine (S)-S-oxide reductase MsrA has protein sequence MAYATLAGGCFWCLVKPFTSYPGIENVVSGYSGGHTDNPTYESVSTNQTGHVEAVQITYNSEITSFENILDVYFKTFDPTDNGGQFFDRGEHYEPAIFYHDENQKKAAEAKIQQLNEQGIFNKPVITPIKPYKNFYPAETYHQDYYKKNPLHYEQYQRGSGRKNFIEKHWGKQND, from the coding sequence ATGGCTTATGCGACATTAGCAGGAGGATGTTTTTGGTGTTTAGTTAAACCATTCACTTCATATCCTGGTATCGAAAACGTTGTTTCTGGTTATAGTGGTGGACATACAGATAACCCAACTTATGAAAGTGTAAGTACAAATCAAACTGGGCATGTCGAGGCAGTCCAAATTACTTATAACTCAGAAATTACTTCCTTCGAAAATATATTAGACGTTTATTTCAAAACGTTTGATCCTACTGATAACGGTGGTCAATTTTTTGATCGTGGAGAACATTATGAGCCTGCTATTTTTTATCATGATGAAAATCAGAAAAAAGCAGCCGAAGCTAAAATTCAACAATTAAATGAACAAGGTATCTTTAACAAACCTGTCATTACACCCATTAAACCATATAAAAATTTTTATCCAGCTGAAACCTATCATCAGGATTACTATAAAAAGAATCCATTGCATTATGAACAGTATCAACGTGGATCAGGTCGGAAAAATTTTATAGAAAAGCATTGGGGGAAACAAAATGATTAA
- the msrB gene encoding peptide-methionine (R)-S-oxide reductase MsrB, which translates to MIKKNKNDLNEMEYLVTQENGTEPPFQNEYWNHFEKGIYVDKISGKPLFTSEEKFESDCGWPSFSKALADEEIVELVDKTFGMVRTEVRSEDANSHLGHVFNDGPKESGGLRYCINSAAVQFIPYEKLEELGYGDLIPHFEK; encoded by the coding sequence ATGATTAAAAAGAATAAAAATGATTTAAATGAAATGGAGTATTTAGTTACACAAGAAAATGGTACAGAACCGCCATTTCAAAACGAATACTGGAACCACTTTGAAAAAGGTATTTACGTTGATAAAATTTCAGGTAAACCATTATTCACTTCTGAAGAAAAATTCGAATCAGATTGTGGTTGGCCAAGTTTTTCTAAGGCATTAGCCGATGAAGAAATCGTTGAATTAGTCGACAAAACATTTGGCATGGTGCGCACTGAAGTACGTTCTGAAGATGCAAATAGCCATTTAGGTCACGTATTCAATGACGGACCAAAAGAAAGCGGCGGTCTGAGATATTGCATTAATTCAGCAGCTGTACAATTTATACCATATGAAAAATTAGAAGAACTAGGATATGGAGATTTAATACCACATTTTGAAAAATAA
- a CDS encoding PTS sugar transporter subunit IIA, producing the protein MFKKLFGKGKEVNKESAIYAPITGEYVKIEDIPDPVFAQKMMGEGFGINPTEGEVVSPIDGKVDNVFPTKHAIGLKAENGLELLVHIGLDTVQLDGEGFDILVESGDVVNVGDPLLKFDLDYIKENAKSVVSPIIITNSDNTASISVADVTTLTKGETKIVDVTTN; encoded by the coding sequence ATGTTTAAAAAATTATTTGGTAAAGGCAAAGAGGTCAATAAAGAAAGCGCGATTTATGCACCAATCACTGGGGAATATGTAAAAATCGAAGATATACCAGATCCAGTATTTGCTCAAAAAATGATGGGTGAAGGCTTTGGTATAAATCCAACAGAAGGTGAAGTTGTTTCACCAATCGATGGTAAGGTAGATAATGTTTTCCCAACGAAACATGCTATTGGATTAAAAGCTGAAAATGGCCTAGAATTACTTGTTCATATTGGTCTTGATACCGTGCAATTAGATGGTGAAGGCTTTGACATTCTAGTTGAAAGTGGCGACGTTGTTAACGTTGGAGACCCATTATTAAAATTTGATTTAGACTATATAAAAGAAAATGCAAAATCAGTTGTTTCACCAATTATTATCACAAATTCTGACAACACAGCATCTATTTCAGTGGCTGATGTAACAACTTTGACTAAAGGTGAAACTAAAATTGTTGATGTGACAACGAACTAA
- a CDS encoding YozE family protein, translated as MKDHSFYHFALTARGRKDEKGELAEEIFDDLSFPKHEKDFHILSDYIETQGHYTISLSVFDDLYEEYTEWLKF; from the coding sequence ATGAAAGACCATTCATTTTATCATTTTGCCCTTACAGCACGTGGGCGTAAAGATGAAAAAGGTGAATTAGCAGAAGAAATATTTGATGATTTATCTTTTCCAAAACATGAAAAAGACTTTCATATACTGTCAGATTATATAGAAACACAAGGGCATTATACTATTTCATTATCCGTTTTTGATGATTTATACGAGGAATATACCGAATGGTTAAAATTTTAA
- a CDS encoding S41 family peptidase, whose translation MSESKDTTEVNQEVNEKASSQSTKKQINFKRSHFIIILIVTILVTAMIAVFATIGISHWTSGLNSDQRDEMKKVEQVYQTLDDEYYKDTSSEELGTAAIDGMVKKLDDPYSDYMTKKETKSFNEDVSGDFVGIGAEMQKKGNQIQITSPMKQSPAEKAGIQPKDVVTKVNGKSIKGQPLEAIVKKVRGKQGTKVTLTIERGGQAHDITIKRDKIHVKSVEYQKHGDVGVFTINKFQNSTSGELKSAIIKAHKDGIRKIVLDLRNNPGGLLDEAVKMANIFIDKNETVVQLEKGKHKEAIKASNDASKEAKDMDVSILVNKGSASASEVFTGAMKDYNKAKVYGSKTFGKGIVQTTREFEDGSLLKFTNMKWLTPKSHYIHGKGITPDKKIEEPAYQSLNVIPSNKTYQLGDDDKNVKTMKVGLNVLGYHINNHSTEFDSELEDALKSFQKKNNLDVNGTFNKSTNEKFTQQLVEKANKEDTVLNELLKKLN comes from the coding sequence ATGTCAGAAAGTAAAGACACAACTGAAGTGAATCAAGAAGTAAATGAAAAAGCATCATCGCAATCAACAAAGAAACAAATAAATTTCAAACGTAGTCACTTTATTATTATATTAATAGTTACAATACTTGTAACTGCTATGATTGCAGTATTTGCAACGATTGGCATCAGTCATTGGACAAGTGGTTTAAATAGTGATCAACGTGATGAGATGAAAAAAGTAGAGCAAGTTTATCAAACACTAGATGATGAATACTATAAAGATACTAGTTCAGAAGAGCTGGGGACAGCAGCGATTGATGGTATGGTAAAAAAATTGGATGACCCTTATTCAGACTATATGACCAAAAAAGAAACTAAATCATTTAATGAAGATGTATCAGGTGATTTTGTAGGTATTGGGGCTGAAATGCAAAAGAAAGGGAATCAAATTCAAATTACAAGCCCTATGAAACAATCACCTGCTGAAAAGGCCGGAATTCAGCCTAAAGATGTGGTTACTAAAGTGAATGGTAAATCGATTAAAGGACAGCCTTTAGAAGCAATTGTTAAAAAAGTTAGAGGAAAACAAGGTACAAAAGTAACACTAACCATTGAACGCGGTGGGCAAGCTCACGACATCACAATAAAACGAGATAAAATTCATGTCAAAAGTGTTGAATACCAAAAACATGGCGATGTCGGTGTCTTTACTATCAATAAATTCCAAAATAGTACATCAGGCGAATTAAAATCTGCCATCATTAAAGCACACAAAGATGGCATCCGTAAAATTGTATTGGATTTACGTAATAATCCTGGAGGCTTATTAGATGAAGCTGTTAAAATGGCAAACATTTTCATTGATAAAAATGAAACAGTTGTTCAATTAGAAAAAGGCAAACATAAAGAAGCAATTAAGGCTTCAAATGATGCCTCAAAAGAAGCCAAAGATATGGATGTTTCTATTTTAGTAAATAAAGGCTCAGCTAGTGCTTCAGAAGTTTTCACAGGTGCTATGAAAGATTATAATAAAGCCAAAGTTTATGGTTCAAAAACATTTGGTAAAGGCATTGTGCAGACTACACGAGAATTTGAAGATGGTTCATTATTAAAATTCACTAATATGAAATGGTTAACGCCAAAATCTCATTATATTCATGGAAAAGGCATTACTCCTGATAAGAAAATAGAAGAACCTGCATATCAATCATTAAATGTTATCCCAAGCAATAAAACATATCAGTTGGGTGACGATGATAAAAATGTTAAAACAATGAAGGTGGGATTGAATGTATTAGGCTATCATATTAATAATCATTCTACTGAATTTGATAGCGAACTAGAGGATGCCCTCAAATCCTTCCAAAAGAAAAATAATTTAGATGTAAATGGCACATTTAACAAGTCAACGAATGAAAAATTCACACAGCAACTTGTTGAAAAAGCAAACAAAGAAGACACGGTATTAAATGAGCTTTTAAAAAAACTAAATTAA
- a CDS encoding GNAT family N-acetyltransferase, protein MIRKANKNDLSSILNIVEEAKTIMKQDNNNQWDEQYPLEEHFEEDIEKDTLFVLEENSIIYAFIVVDQQQSEWYDELEWPIDRKGAYVIHRLAGSSEYKGTATQLFDFAVNLALDHNIHVLLTDTFALNKRAQGLFTKFGFSKVGEAKIDYHPFNKGEPFYAYYKNLEE, encoded by the coding sequence ATGATTAGAAAAGCAAATAAAAATGATTTATCTAGTATTTTAAACATTGTAGAAGAAGCTAAAACTATTATGAAGCAAGACAACAACAATCAATGGGATGAACAATATCCTTTAGAAGAACATTTTGAAGAAGATATTGAAAAAGACACACTTTTTGTTCTAGAAGAAAATTCTATTATTTATGCTTTTATAGTTGTCGACCAACAGCAATCAGAATGGTATGATGAATTAGAATGGCCAATTGACAGAAAAGGTGCCTATGTTATTCATAGATTGGCAGGATCATCTGAATATAAAGGTACTGCAACGCAACTATTTGATTTTGCAGTTAATTTAGCACTGGATCATAATATTCATGTGTTATTAACCGATACATTTGCTTTAAATAAGCGCGCACAAGGACTGTTTACTAAATTTGGCTTTAGCAAAGTAGGCGAAGCAAAAATTGATTATCATCCTTTTAATAAAGGTGAACCATTTTATGCCTATTATAAAAATTTAGAAGAATAG
- a CDS encoding undecaprenyldiphospho-muramoylpentapeptide beta-N-acetylglucosaminyltransferase yields MTKIAFTGGGTVGHVSVNLSLIPTAIEEGYDTFYIGSKNGIEREMIESQLPSIKYHSISSGKLRRYISWDNIKDIFKVLKGVLDARSVLKKEKPDLLFSKGGFVSVPVVIAAKSLKIPTIIHESDLTPGLANKISLKFAKKIYTTFEDTLNYLPKDKADFVGATVREDLKTGDKHRGYQLTEFNNDKKVLLVMGGSLGSKKLNDIIRQNLETLQETYQVIHLTGKGLLDNSYVGTKDYIQFEFVKDDLTDLLAITDTVISRAGSNAIYEFLALRIPMLLIPLGLDQSRGDQIDNAKHFESKGFGKTILEDTLTENELKTQLREIETNRDDIIKQMQTYKESFTRQDLFQKIINDALSE; encoded by the coding sequence ATGACGAAAATCGCATTTACCGGTGGAGGTACAGTTGGACATGTTTCCGTAAACCTAAGTTTGATTCCAACTGCAATAGAAGAAGGATACGATACCTTTTATATCGGATCAAAAAATGGGATTGAACGTGAAATGATTGAATCTCAATTACCTTCAATTAAATACCACTCTATATCTAGTGGTAAATTAAGAAGGTATATTTCTTGGGATAATATTAAAGATATATTTAAGGTGTTAAAAGGTGTATTAGATGCTAGAAGTGTGCTAAAAAAAGAAAAGCCTGATTTACTATTTTCTAAAGGGGGATTTGTTTCAGTACCAGTCGTTATTGCTGCAAAATCTTTAAAAATCCCTACGATTATACATGAATCTGATTTAACACCTGGTTTAGCAAATAAAATCTCATTAAAATTCGCTAAAAAAATATATACTACCTTTGAAGATACATTAAATTATTTACCTAAAGATAAAGCAGATTTTGTTGGTGCAACAGTGAGAGAAGACTTAAAAACTGGAGATAAACATAGAGGTTATCAACTGACAGAATTTAATAATGATAAAAAAGTATTATTAGTCATGGGTGGCAGTCTAGGCAGTAAAAAATTGAATGACATTATAAGACAAAATCTCGAGACACTTCAAGAGACTTACCAAGTCATTCATTTAACTGGAAAAGGGCTATTAGACAATTCATATGTTGGCACTAAAGATTACATTCAATTTGAATTTGTTAAAGATGATTTAACGGATTTACTTGCTATTACAGATACAGTGATTAGTCGTGCTGGTTCTAACGCTATCTATGAATTTTTAGCGCTACGCATTCCAATGTTATTAATTCCTTTAGGTTTAGATCAATCACGTGGCGACCAAATTGACAATGCTAAACATTTTGAATCAAAAGGATTTGGTAAAACAATTCTCGAAGATACATTAACTGAAAATGAATTAAAAACACAATTGAGAGAAATTGAAACCAATCGCGATGATATCATTAAACAAATGCAAACATATAAAGAAAGCTTTACGCGTCAGGATTTATTCCAAAAGATAATAAACGATGCTTTAAGCGAATAG
- a CDS encoding phosphatase PAP2 family protein, protein MSRWKRISLLIIFTLIFGIIAFFHESRLGKWIDNEVYEFIYSSESFITTTIFLGVTKVGEVWAMVCLSLLLVAYLMLKRLNIEALFFAIAMSLSSTLNPLLKNIFDRERPTLLRLIDISGFSFPSGHAMGSTAFFGGTIYIANRVMKGKSKAFMIGLSALFIIMISSSRVYLGVHYPTDIIAGIIGGAFCVVLSTLILRHKLQV, encoded by the coding sequence ATGAGTCGTTGGAAAAGAATATCATTACTCATTATTTTTACGTTAATATTTGGCATCATTGCATTCTTCCACGAATCAAGACTGGGAAAGTGGATTGATAATGAAGTATATGAGTTCATTTATTCTTCTGAAAGTTTCATCACCACAACGATATTTCTCGGTGTAACCAAAGTTGGAGAAGTTTGGGCAATGGTTTGTTTATCTCTGTTGCTCGTTGCTTATTTAATGTTAAAACGTTTAAATATTGAGGCTTTATTTTTCGCAATTGCAATGAGTTTATCGAGTACATTAAACCCATTACTTAAAAATATCTTTGATAGAGAACGTCCAACGCTACTTCGACTTATTGATATCTCAGGATTTAGTTTCCCGAGTGGTCATGCGATGGGTTCTACAGCATTCTTTGGAGGTACGATATATATCGCCAATCGAGTTATGAAGGGTAAATCTAAAGCCTTTATGATTGGTCTCTCAGCTTTATTTATCATTATGATATCGTCATCAAGAGTTTATCTTGGTGTACACTATCCTACAGATATTATAGCAGGTATTATTGGTGGCGCATTCTGTGTCGTATTATCAACATTAATATTACGCCATAAATTGCAAGTATAA
- a CDS encoding response regulator transcription factor — MTKILIVEDEQNLARFIELELEHENYDVDIEYDGKPGLEKALSNTYDLILLDLMLPNINGLEICRQIRQNQTTPIIIITAKSDTYDKVAGLDYGADDYIVKPFDIEELLARIRAMLRRQPQKNLIDIKGIIIDKDAFKVTVDGQPLDLTKTEYDLLFLLVENRNHVLQREQIITDVWGYDTEVETNVVDVYIRYLRNKLKPFGKDKCIETVRGVGYVVRQ; from the coding sequence ATGACAAAAATCTTAATAGTAGAAGACGAGCAAAACCTTGCGCGTTTTATAGAGCTTGAACTTGAACATGAAAATTATGACGTAGATATTGAATATGATGGGAAGCCTGGTTTAGAAAAAGCATTATCAAATACTTATGATTTAATTCTTTTAGACTTAATGCTTCCAAATATAAATGGTTTAGAAATTTGTCGTCAGATTCGTCAAAATCAAACTACACCTATCATTATCATCACTGCTAAAAGTGATACTTACGATAAGGTGGCTGGTTTGGATTACGGTGCGGATGATTATATCGTTAAACCGTTTGATATAGAAGAATTATTAGCAAGAATCAGAGCTATGTTACGAAGACAACCACAAAAGAATCTAATCGATATCAAAGGCATCATTATAGATAAAGATGCTTTTAAAGTCACTGTGGATGGACAACCACTTGATTTAACAAAAACAGAATATGATTTGTTATTTTTACTAGTTGAAAACAGAAACCACGTTCTGCAAAGGGAACAAATCATTACGGACGTATGGGGATACGATACAGAAGTAGAAACAAATGTAGTAGATGTTTACATTCGATATTTAAGAAACAAATTAAAACCCTTTGGTAAAGATAAGTGTATCGAAACAGTACGCGGTGTAGGGTACGTGGTAAGACAATGA
- a CDS encoding HAMP domain-containing sensor histidine kinase translates to MLITTTITFLTIFLFSIIIIFFLSNSLRHNEVDEAERSSEDIVKLFESKQIEHVTPLDLNASLGNFQKVMLFNEDGHKLMETSNDNSITFSPNIVPTNVNRIAVKSDHKKDYLIITDHIESPKFNGYSVIVHSLEDYKALVNSLYFIALIFGVIATFITAIISYFFSSQITKPLILMSNKMQQIRRDGFQEKVELSTNYEETDNLIVTFNEMMLQLEESFNQQRQFVEDASHELRTPLQIIQGHLNLINRWGKKDAAILEESLDISLEEMTRITKLVEELLLLTKDNNNSRDGEIENVEINQEIASRIKSLSQLHSDYTFEFDAFPKPLNIKIDRYQFEQMLIIFIDNAMKYDQINKYIQIQTKLRNKQISIEITDHGVGIPKEDIEFIFDRFYRVDKSRSRKLGGNGLGLSIAKKIIELNNGTIHVDSEVDKYTTFKITF, encoded by the coding sequence ATGTTGATTACTACGACGATTACGTTTTTAACCATTTTTCTTTTTAGCATCATAATCATTTTCTTCCTCAGTAATTCATTAAGACATAATGAAGTAGATGAGGCTGAACGTAGTTCGGAAGATATAGTTAAATTATTTGAATCTAAACAAATTGAACACGTCACACCACTTGATTTAAATGCATCCTTAGGTAATTTTCAAAAAGTCATGTTATTTAATGAAGATGGTCACAAATTAATGGAAACATCAAATGATAACTCCATTACGTTTTCTCCGAATATCGTACCGACAAATGTAAATCGTATAGCAGTTAAAAGTGATCACAAAAAAGATTATCTCATCATCACAGATCATATTGAGTCACCAAAATTTAATGGTTACAGTGTGATAGTGCATTCTTTAGAAGACTATAAAGCACTTGTAAACTCTTTATATTTTATCGCTCTAATATTTGGTGTGATAGCAACGTTTATAACTGCAATTATTAGTTATTTCTTTTCTTCGCAAATTACAAAACCATTAATATTGATGTCGAATAAGATGCAACAAATTCGAAGAGATGGTTTCCAAGAAAAAGTAGAATTAAGTACAAATTACGAAGAAACAGACAACTTAATTGTGACATTTAATGAGATGATGCTCCAATTGGAAGAATCTTTTAATCAACAGCGACAATTTGTCGAAGATGCGTCACATGAATTACGTACTCCCTTACAGATCATTCAAGGCCATCTTAATCTCATCAATCGCTGGGGTAAAAAAGATGCTGCTATATTAGAAGAGTCTTTAGATATTTCATTAGAAGAAATGACAAGAATTACAAAACTTGTAGAAGAACTATTATTACTTACAAAAGACAATAATAACAGTAGAGACGGTGAAATTGAAAATGTTGAGATAAATCAAGAGATTGCATCTCGAATTAAATCTTTATCACAATTGCACAGTGATTATACATTTGAATTCGATGCGTTTCCTAAACCATTAAACATAAAAATTGATCGTTATCAATTTGAACAAATGTTGATCATCTTTATTGATAATGCTATGAAATATGATCAGATAAATAAATACATTCAGATACAAACAAAGTTGAGAAACAAACAAATTTCTATTGAAATTACTGATCACGGTGTGGGTATACCTAAAGAAGATATAGAATTTATTTTTGATAGATTTTATAGAGTTGATAAATCACGTTCTCGCAAATTAGGTGGTAATGGATTGGGATTATCTATCGCTAAAAAAATCATAGAACTAAATAATGGTACTATACATGTCGATAGTGAAGTTGATAAATATACAACGTTTAAGATTACTTTTTAA
- a CDS encoding 2-oxoglutarate dehydrogenase E1 component translates to MSNESQVSEAPVNFGANLGYVLDLYDIYLDNPSAVPEDLQVLFSTIKNGEANIATNTEGQSNVTKGDSTIKRVMRLIDNIRQYGHLLADIYPVNRPQRENVPKLNMEDFNLDQETLESISAGIVSEHFKDIYDNAYEAIVRMEKRYKGPIAFEYTHINNNRERVWLKRRIETPYKATLNDNQKIELFKNLAHVEGFEKYLHKNFVGAKRFSIEGVDTLVPMLQQTLRIASDEGIQNIQIGMAHRGRLNVLTHVLEKPYEMMISEFMHIDPMKFLPEDGSLQLTSGWTGDVKYHLGGVKTTQSYGSEQRISLANNPSHLEIVAPVVLGKTRANQDTTDKPGAVTTEFKKSMPILIHGDAAYPGQGINFEAMNLGNLEGYSTGGSLHIITNNRIGFTTEPEDGRSTTYSSDVAKGYDVPIMHVNADNVEATIEAIEIAMAFRKEFNKDVVIDLVGYRRYGHNEMDEPSITNPLQYYEIRKHESVDILYGKQLVNENIISENQMNQIFDDVQNTLRAAHDKIDKNDKMDNPDMQKPDSLAEPIQTKDEEVSYEQLKEINDAMLSYPSDFNVLKKLNKVLEKRREPFESEDGLVDWAQAEQLAFATITQNGRPIRLTGQDSERGTFSHRHAVLHDPDTGAQYVPLHNVPDQKATFEVRNSPLSEAAVVGFEYGYNIQNKSCMTIWEAQYGDFSNMAQMIFDNFLFSSRAKWGERSGLTLFLPHSFEGQGPEHSSARLERFLQLAGENNSTIVNLSSSSNYFHLLRAQAANLGTQSMRPLVVMSPKSLLRNKTVADPISKFTSGKFEPILPEAHDKASVKKVILASGKMFIDLKEYLTKNPNKSILLVAVERLYPFPADEIDALLSELPNLEHVAWVQEEPKNQGAWSFVYPYLKELTTDKYDLSYHGRIQRSAPAEGDGEIHKLVQNMIIEQSTNIN, encoded by the coding sequence ATGAGCAACGAAAGTCAGGTTTCCGAGGCACCTGTAAATTTCGGAGCAAATCTTGGATATGTTTTAGACTTATATGACATATATCTAGACAATCCTAGTGCAGTTCCAGAAGATTTACAAGTCCTATTTAGTACAATTAAAAACGGTGAAGCAAACATCGCAACAAACACAGAAGGTCAATCAAATGTGACTAAAGGAGATAGCACAATCAAACGTGTTATGCGCCTAATCGATAACATTCGTCAATATGGGCATTTATTGGCAGATATTTATCCTGTAAACCGACCTCAAAGAGAAAACGTACCGAAATTAAACATGGAAGACTTCAACTTAGATCAAGAAACATTAGAATCTATTTCAGCAGGTATTGTGTCTGAACATTTTAAAGACATATATGATAATGCTTATGAAGCGATTGTGCGTATGGAAAAACGCTACAAAGGTCCTATCGCCTTTGAATATACGCACATCAATAATAATCGTGAACGTGTATGGTTAAAACGCAGAATTGAAACTCCATACAAAGCAACATTGAATGACAATCAAAAAATTGAATTATTTAAAAATTTAGCTCATGTTGAAGGTTTTGAAAAGTATCTTCATAAAAACTTCGTAGGCGCAAAACGTTTTTCTATTGAAGGTGTAGATACTTTAGTACCAATGCTTCAACAGACATTAAGAATTGCGAGCGATGAAGGCATACAAAATATTCAAATAGGTATGGCACACCGTGGTAGATTAAATGTATTAACCCACGTATTAGAAAAGCCTTATGAAATGATGATTTCTGAATTTATGCACATAGATCCTATGAAATTCTTACCTGAAGACGGTAGCCTACAATTAACTTCAGGATGGACTGGAGACGTTAAATATCATCTTGGTGGTGTTAAAACTACGCAATCTTACGGTAGTGAACAACGCATTTCATTAGCAAATAACCCAAGTCATTTGGAAATCGTCGCACCAGTAGTATTAGGTAAGACTCGTGCAAATCAAGATACAACAGATAAACCAGGTGCAGTTACTACTGAATTTAAAAAATCAATGCCGATTTTAATACATGGTGATGCTGCCTACCCAGGTCAAGGTATTAACTTTGAAGCAATGAATTTAGGTAATCTAGAAGGTTATTCAACAGGTGGTTCACTTCACATCATTACTAATAACCGCATTGGTTTTACGACTGAACCTGAAGATGGCCGTTCAACAACATATTCTTCAGATGTTGCTAAAGGTTATGATGTGCCAATCATGCATGTCAATGCAGATAACGTTGAAGCTACAATCGAAGCAATAGAAATTGCAATGGCATTTAGAAAAGAATTTAACAAAGACGTCGTGATTGACTTAGTCGGCTATCGTCGTTACGGTCATAATGAAATGGACGAACCATCCATCACAAACCCACTACAATATTATGAAATACGTAAGCATGAGTCTGTTGATATCCTATACGGTAAACAACTCGTAAATGAAAACATTATCTCTGAAAATCAAATGAATCAAATTTTTGATGATGTTCAAAATACATTACGTGCAGCTCATGACAAAATCGATAAAAACGATAAAATGGATAATCCAGATATGCAAAAACCAGATAGTCTGGCAGAACCAATCCAAACTAAAGATGAAGAAGTAAGCTATGAACAACTCAAAGAAATCAACGATGCAATGCTATCGTACCCATCAGATTTCAATGTACTGAAAAAACTTAACAAAGTATTAGAAAAACGTAGAGAACCATTTGAAAGTGAAGACGGATTAGTTGATTGGGCTCAAGCAGAACAATTAGCATTTGCTACAATAACTCAAAATGGTAGACCTATACGCTTAACTGGCCAAGACAGTGAACGTGGTACATTTAGTCATCGTCATGCTGTATTACATGACCCTGACACAGGCGCACAATATGTTCCATTACACAATGTGCCTGACCAAAAAGCAACGTTTGAAGTGCGTAATTCACCATTGTCTGAAGCCGCAGTAGTGGGCTTTGAATATGGTTATAATATTCAAAATAAATCATGTATGACAATTTGGGAAGCCCAATATGGTGACTTTTCAAATATGGCTCAAATGATTTTTGATAATTTCTTATTTAGTTCTCGTGCCAAATGGGGCGAACGTTCTGGGCTAACACTATTCTTACCACATTCATTTGAAGGACAAGGTCCTGAACACTCATCAGCACGTTTAGAGAGATTTTTACAACTTGCCGGTGAAAATAATTCAACAATTGTTAATTTATCTAGCTCTAGTAACTATTTCCATTTATTACGTGCACAAGCTGCTAACTTAGGTACACAATCTATGAGACCTTTAGTTGTGATGTCACCTAAGAGTTTATTACGTAATAAAACAGTTGCAGATCCTATCAGCAAATTCACTTCAGGTAAATTCGAACCTATTTTACCAGAAGCACATGATAAAGCATCTGTTAAAAAAGTTATTTTAGCTTCAGGAAAAATGTTTATTGATTTAAAAGAGTATCTGACAAAAAATCCAAATAAGTCAATTTTACTTGTAGCAGTAGAGAGATTGTATCCTTTCCCTGCAGATGAAATCGATGCATTGTTAAGCGAGTTACCTAATTTAGAACATGTAGCTTGGGTACAAGAAGAACCTAAAAATCAAGGGGCTTGGTCATTCGTATATCCTTATCTAAAAGAGTTAACAACAGACAAATACGATTTGAGTTATCATGGTCGTATACAACGTTCAGCGCCAGCTGAAGGTGACGGTGAAATTCACAAACTCGTACAAAATATGATAATAGAACAAAGTACAAACATTAACTAG